In Virgibacillus sp. NKC19-16, a single genomic region encodes these proteins:
- a CDS encoding ATP-binding cassette domain-containing protein gives MIEVKEITKKFGRKNVLNGVSFTANKGEITCLIGINGVGKTTILNAIMALTPINSGQILMNEEKINKDSYEKITFIPDAITMLPQMRISDAIQFMQDFYQNWNQERATELLRFFRLKESERISDLSKGNTAKVNLLLGLALDVDFLLMDEPFSGIDIFSREQIAEVFASHLVEDRGVIITTHEINDIEHLIDKVVLLDNGSVLKDFNSEEVRETEGKSVVDVMREVYQT, from the coding sequence ATGATTGAGGTTAAAGAAATCACGAAAAAGTTTGGCCGAAAAAACGTATTGAATGGTGTTTCATTCACAGCAAATAAAGGTGAGATCACATGTTTAATCGGTATAAATGGTGTGGGCAAAACAACGATTTTGAATGCGATTATGGCGCTAACTCCAATTAACAGTGGTCAGATTCTCATGAATGAAGAAAAAATCAATAAAGACAGCTACGAAAAAATCACTTTCATTCCTGATGCCATAACAATGCTGCCGCAGATGCGGATCTCGGATGCGATACAATTTATGCAGGATTTTTATCAGAATTGGAATCAGGAACGCGCAACAGAACTGCTTAGATTTTTTAGACTAAAGGAAAGTGAGCGGATCTCGGATTTATCTAAAGGGAATACAGCTAAAGTAAATCTGCTGCTTGGGCTGGCGCTGGATGTTGATTTCTTATTAATGGACGAACCGTTTTCCGGGATAGATATTTTCAGCAGGGAACAAATTGCTGAGGTGTTCGCAAGCCACTTAGTGGAAGATCGCGGTGTGATTATTACCACCCATGAAATTAATGATATCGAGCATTTAATAGATAAAGTGGTGTTGCTTGATAACGGGTCTGTTTTAAAAGACTTCAACAGTGAGGAAGTCCGGGAAACTGAGGGGAAATCCGTCGTTGATGTGATGAGAGAGGTGTATCAGACATGA
- a CDS encoding glycosyltransferase family 2 protein, with amino-acid sequence MLKDITAILIHYKDQAVLNKALTSLEKITSRLKSIIVLQERENPLRHEYNWSAPIQYIPIEGNDVGETMNHTIDRINSSYVLFLQETDYLSPTIHVDSLQLSEPTAVLGTSYHNQNIVIHHPLLVRTSFLKKQPFLSNRQLPFNEALFPAWLSDVENSIISFKEDLVRRTRKNTSTTTLEKQKVLQKYQFEKTNTNHPSLSVVISTYNMEKYVETAVVSCFLQNEQLDQILIMDDGSTDNSYRRLKCWDDGKHVMAFTKHNGGKARALNALLPHVTSEFVLELDADDWLDSDAVSVIKKQLSQLPEDVSVLYGNLRKWKQLTEDVLFKRVAKGTHVRGKDDLLSYRFPLGPRIYRTSSLKSEGGFPVIPFENGRMYEDVSVLNRLIKNFRFQYHDFSVYNVREHKESITKSNLSNWNDFIKTLK; translated from the coding sequence ATGTTGAAAGATATAACCGCTATTTTGATTCATTATAAAGATCAGGCAGTATTGAATAAGGCTTTAACTTCTTTAGAAAAAATCACTTCCAGATTAAAATCTATTATCGTTTTGCAAGAGCGAGAAAATCCTTTACGTCATGAATATAATTGGTCTGCCCCGATTCAGTATATTCCGATCGAAGGTAATGATGTGGGTGAAACAATGAATCATACTATTGATAGAATTAACAGTTCCTATGTATTATTTCTCCAGGAAACAGACTACCTTTCTCCTACGATACATGTCGATTCGCTTCAGCTTTCCGAGCCAACAGCAGTTTTAGGAACCTCATATCATAATCAGAACATTGTTATCCATCATCCGTTGCTCGTTCGAACTTCATTTCTTAAAAAGCAGCCCTTTTTGTCAAACCGCCAGTTACCATTCAATGAAGCACTTTTTCCTGCCTGGCTTTCAGATGTAGAAAATTCTATCATAAGCTTTAAAGAGGATCTTGTGAGGCGAACAAGGAAAAATACTTCTACTACTACCCTAGAAAAACAAAAAGTTTTGCAGAAATATCAATTCGAAAAAACTAATACGAACCATCCAAGCCTTTCCGTTGTCATTTCAACGTATAATATGGAAAAGTATGTGGAAACTGCAGTTGTTTCCTGCTTCCTGCAAAATGAACAATTGGACCAGATATTAATCATGGATGATGGATCAACAGATAACTCCTACAGACGACTTAAATGCTGGGATGACGGGAAGCATGTGATGGCATTCACCAAACATAATGGTGGCAAGGCAAGAGCGTTAAATGCGTTATTGCCTCACGTTACGTCTGAATTTGTCTTGGAACTGGATGCGGATGATTGGCTCGATTCTGATGCTGTATCGGTGATTAAAAAACAGCTATCACAACTTCCTGAGGACGTTTCGGTGTTATATGGCAATCTTAGAAAATGGAAGCAATTAACAGAGGATGTCCTCTTTAAAAGGGTAGCGAAGGGGACGCATGTCAGGGGAAAAGATGATCTGCTGTCTTATCGTTTTCCTCTAGGACCAAGAATATATCGAACTTCTTCATTGAAAAGTGAAGGCGGATTTCCGGTGATTCCGTTTGAAAATGGAAGGATGTACGAAGACGTAAGTGTGTTAAACCGATTAATAAAGAACTTCCGGTTTCAGTACCATGATTTTTCTGTATATAATGTAAGAGAGCATAAGGAAAGCATCACAAAAAGTAACCTTTCCAACTGGAATGATTTTATAAAAACGCTAAAATAA
- a CDS encoding DegT/DnrJ/EryC1/StrS family aminotransferase, with translation MTNFKAIPMVDLKEELKLIRSPILETITEVLDSGDYILGEKGERLEKAVAEYVDASYGLGVANGTDALQLSLKALDIGPGDEVITTPFTFFATGEAIAETRARPVFVDIEEETYAIDPSKIEEAITPNTKAIIVVHLYGKAANMKEIMAIAKNYNLRVIEDACQAIGTEYDGKRVGSIGDIGCFSFFPSKNLGAFGDAGLVTTNNPELYERISKLRNHGSENKYQHSSIGMNSRLDEFQAAILLVKLYYLDIFLHKRKEIARRYTENLKSLLTTVPISKNREHTFHQYCIELDKRDELALELKNNGIASAIYYPIPLHLQQAFHYLDYKKGDFPIAEKTAEKILALPIFPMLSFQQQNYIISTIKHFLESNE, from the coding sequence ATGACAAATTTTAAAGCGATTCCGATGGTTGATTTAAAAGAAGAATTAAAATTAATAAGATCCCCCATATTAGAAACGATAACCGAAGTCCTGGATAGTGGAGATTATATATTGGGGGAAAAAGGAGAAAGACTGGAAAAGGCTGTGGCTGAATATGTTGACGCTTCTTATGGGCTCGGGGTAGCAAACGGTACAGATGCCCTGCAATTATCTCTAAAGGCGTTAGACATTGGCCCCGGCGATGAAGTAATCACTACCCCATTTACCTTCTTTGCAACAGGAGAGGCAATTGCAGAAACAAGAGCTCGGCCAGTATTCGTTGATATTGAAGAAGAAACGTATGCGATTGATCCTTCGAAAATAGAAGAGGCGATAACCCCAAACACAAAAGCTATCATTGTCGTACATCTATATGGCAAGGCCGCTAATATGAAGGAAATAATGGCGATCGCAAAAAATTATAATTTGAGGGTTATAGAAGATGCCTGCCAAGCTATTGGCACAGAATATGATGGAAAGCGAGTGGGATCAATCGGTGATATTGGCTGCTTCTCCTTCTTTCCGTCGAAAAACCTTGGAGCATTTGGGGATGCCGGTTTAGTGACAACCAATAATCCAGAACTTTATGAAAGAATATCAAAACTTCGAAATCATGGAAGTGAAAATAAATACCAGCATTCATCAATTGGGATGAATAGCAGGCTGGATGAATTTCAGGCAGCTATTTTGCTAGTTAAATTATATTATTTAGACATTTTCCTGCATAAACGAAAAGAGATTGCCAGAAGGTATACGGAAAACTTAAAGTCACTCTTAACTACAGTGCCAATTTCAAAAAACCGAGAACATACCTTCCATCAATACTGTATTGAATTAGATAAAAGAGATGAATTAGCTTTAGAATTAAAAAATAACGGCATCGCCTCGGCTATTTATTATCCCATTCCCCTGCATTTGCAGCAGGCTTTCCATTATCTTGATTATAAAAAAGGCGATTTTCCAATTGCAGAGAAAACAGCCGAAAAGATATTGGCACTTCCTATTTTCCCTATGTTATCTTTTCAACAACAAAATTATATCATTTCAACAATAAAACATTTTTTAGAGAGCAATGAATAG
- a CDS encoding nucleotide sugar dehydrogenase has protein sequence MQINILIFIRIYNFDLILNNNFRKESNLVKSPIILIYFPINYKIIFLITTEMRAERIMINHSTSLSNIAVVGLGKIGLTLAAVFANKAYNVVGADINKDVVSSVNQGISHINNEPGLDQLVLDAHKNKTLSATTVTSEAVAKSGIIVVIVPVLIDEKNNTDYKLIDLAVEEIGKGLNRGSLVVFETTLPPGDTKNRFGKKIEEVSGLRIGRDFHLAYSPERVYSNRIIQDLQSYPKVVGGINKKSLELAANFYKNALGCELIEVSSLETAEFSKVAECVYRDVNIALANELATFGEEKGIDMAEVIRASNSQPYSNLHSPGIGVGGHCIPIYPYFFINKGMDQGLTSLSRQINDSMANHAISKMEIGIEPSSLENKNILILGLSYRENVKETTKSTTLLLIEQLKSKKANVFVNDPLYTNDEIKAFGVNPLSLDDPFVSEIEGIILQAFHQEYSRIDFSRFIKCELVLDGRNKLNKNEISKLGMKYEGIGRN, from the coding sequence TTGCAGATCAATATATTGATATTTATAAGAATTTATAACTTTGATTTAATCCTAAACAACAATTTCCGAAAAGAAAGCAACCTAGTGAAAAGTCCAATCATTTTAATTTATTTTCCCATAAACTATAAAATAATCTTCTTAATAACCACAGAAATGAGGGCTGAAAGAATAATGATAAATCATAGTACATCATTATCGAATATAGCTGTTGTTGGCCTCGGGAAAATAGGACTTACTTTAGCTGCAGTTTTTGCCAACAAGGCGTACAACGTTGTCGGAGCAGACATAAATAAAGATGTCGTTTCGTCCGTAAATCAAGGTATATCTCATATTAACAATGAGCCAGGTTTGGATCAGTTGGTCTTAGATGCGCACAAAAATAAGACATTATCAGCCACTACAGTAACATCTGAGGCTGTTGCCAAATCCGGTATAATCGTTGTTATTGTTCCCGTATTAATTGACGAAAAAAACAATACAGACTACAAATTGATTGATCTAGCCGTTGAAGAAATAGGCAAAGGATTAAATAGAGGATCTTTGGTAGTTTTCGAGACAACACTTCCTCCAGGTGACACCAAAAATAGGTTCGGGAAGAAAATAGAAGAAGTTTCAGGGTTGCGTATAGGAAGGGATTTCCACCTAGCTTACAGTCCCGAAAGAGTTTACTCGAATCGAATTATTCAGGATTTGCAAAGCTATCCGAAAGTGGTTGGTGGAATAAATAAGAAAAGCCTTGAGCTTGCGGCAAACTTTTATAAAAATGCTCTTGGTTGTGAGCTTATAGAGGTAAGTTCTTTAGAAACAGCCGAATTTTCAAAGGTTGCCGAATGCGTATACCGTGATGTAAATATTGCACTGGCTAATGAACTTGCTACGTTTGGAGAAGAAAAAGGCATCGATATGGCAGAAGTAATAAGGGCAAGTAATAGTCAACCCTACTCCAATTTACATTCTCCCGGAATTGGTGTTGGGGGCCATTGCATTCCAATATATCCTTACTTTTTCATCAATAAAGGGATGGATCAGGGACTCACCTCTTTATCCAGGCAAATTAATGACAGTATGGCAAATCACGCCATTTCAAAAATGGAAATAGGGATAGAGCCCTCCTCCTTAGAGAATAAAAATATCCTTATTTTAGGATTATCCTATAGAGAAAATGTCAAAGAAACCACAAAATCAACAACTTTACTGCTCATTGAGCAACTTAAATCTAAAAAAGCAAACGTGTTTGTCAACGATCCATTATATACAAATGATGAGATCAAAGCGTTTGGTGTTAACCCATTATCGTTAGATGATCCATTTGTTTCCGAAATAGAAGGAATTATCCTTCAAGCTTTTCATCAGGAATACAGCAGGATAGACTTCAGTCGCTTTATTAAATGCGAACTCGTTTTAGATGGCAGGAATAAATTAAATAAAAATGAAATATCGAAGCTGGGTATGAAGTATGAAGGAATAGGGAGAAATTAA
- a CDS encoding glycosyltransferase family 4 protein, producing MIELSKELRIKGVQSTSCHFDEHPFKFKPDICLKLNSLSGQERANKIKHFLIESMEKYDIFHFHFGETFFSDKSDLEMLKRAGKKMVVHHHGSDIRLLSVAKRNNPYVRVKPEWTEDKIYKNVSLLSKYIDHAIVQDYELEPYIKNSYKHVHVIPHTIDVNKYIPHYPVIKKTPPLIVHAPTSRNIKGTEFILNAINELKRSGLSFQFRLIEGVSNDEAKNLLSKSDIVIDQLRIGASGYISSEAMSFGKPVICYIREDLVSKYPAELPIVNANPDTITTVLKNLLKNPQTWNELGIKGRKYIETYHHAPIVADQYIDIYKNL from the coding sequence ATGATTGAATTGTCTAAGGAATTGCGAATAAAAGGCGTACAATCTACATCTTGCCACTTTGATGAACATCCTTTTAAATTTAAACCTGATATTTGTTTAAAGCTTAATTCCTTGTCAGGTCAGGAAAGAGCGAACAAAATAAAACATTTCTTAATCGAATCTATGGAAAAGTATGACATCTTTCATTTTCATTTTGGTGAAACATTTTTCTCTGACAAAAGCGACTTGGAAATGTTGAAACGTGCTGGAAAGAAGATGGTTGTTCATCATCACGGTTCAGACATTCGACTTCTTTCGGTTGCTAAAAGAAATAATCCTTATGTTAGGGTAAAACCCGAATGGACAGAAGATAAAATATATAAAAATGTATCCCTCTTATCAAAATATATCGATCATGCGATTGTCCAAGATTATGAATTAGAACCCTATATTAAAAATTCCTATAAACATGTTCACGTTATCCCACACACCATTGACGTCAATAAGTATATACCACATTATCCAGTTATAAAAAAAACACCCCCTCTCATTGTACACGCCCCCACTTCACGTAATATCAAAGGAACCGAATTTATATTAAATGCTATAAACGAATTGAAACGTTCAGGGTTATCGTTTCAATTTAGGTTAATCGAAGGAGTCTCCAATGATGAAGCCAAAAATCTTCTTTCCAAATCAGATATCGTTATAGATCAGTTAAGAATTGGTGCCAGCGGTTATATCAGCTCAGAAGCTATGTCTTTTGGAAAACCCGTCATTTGCTATATACGCGAGGACTTGGTATCAAAATACCCTGCAGAATTACCTATCGTAAATGCAAATCCTGATACCATAACAACCGTATTAAAAAATCTTTTAAAAAATCCGCAAACATGGAATGAGCTTGGTATAAAAGGCAGAAAGTACATCGAAACATACCATCACGCTCCGATTGTTGCAGATCAATATATTGATATTTATAAGAATTTATAA
- a CDS encoding glycosyltransferase: MMMDRDVCFLVSEHPFLDARIFKKEAKSLMKQGYKVTMIVPRKDGYLFDTDGSVFREKFLSQTFIYEGIKVITYEHIYPEKNIKNLYYNLRSGDYSRFSDPLTQIGIKQKADFYHAHEFFSLYSGIGIKRALTASGKHSKLIYDSHELEPDPLIDQPIKTQRIKTQMLELMLIELDYVITVSNSIKSWYLSLDPHLPVEVIYNSPPLATEFTPKKGSNSDILLAYEGVLNQKRGNFRKLMSVLDMCNKKFNLKVKIIGGAKDTEKDFNQKVPSHLKDKVHYTGWVSYESIPEAMKDVDIGWIDLDAANSLNNRFAMPNKFFSYLNNGVPVIVNKCEDMETFIQTYYCGYIVKKLQATAQDYFQVLVHIQSDRNKIQEMSLNARSIIETKYSWEHMEKRLFAVYNQLAKDM; this comes from the coding sequence ATGATGATGGACCGAGACGTTTGCTTTTTAGTATCTGAACATCCATTTTTAGATGCCAGAATCTTTAAAAAAGAGGCCAAAAGCTTGATGAAACAAGGGTATAAGGTAACGATGATTGTTCCTAGAAAAGATGGTTATCTGTTTGATACGGATGGGAGTGTTTTTAGGGAAAAGTTCCTATCGCAGACATTTATTTATGAAGGAATAAAAGTAATTACATATGAACATATATATCCAGAAAAAAATATCAAAAATCTTTATTATAATCTTCGTTCTGGAGATTATTCTCGCTTTAGTGATCCATTAACACAGATAGGTATTAAACAGAAGGCTGATTTTTACCATGCACATGAGTTTTTTTCGTTATATTCAGGTATTGGAATCAAACGGGCTTTAACGGCAAGTGGGAAACACAGCAAATTAATCTATGATAGCCATGAATTAGAACCTGACCCATTAATAGATCAACCCATAAAAACACAAAGAATTAAAACACAAATGCTTGAACTTATGTTAATAGAATTAGACTATGTCATAACCGTATCAAATTCAATAAAATCATGGTATCTCTCGCTAGATCCACATCTCCCTGTAGAAGTGATTTATAATTCTCCTCCACTAGCAACCGAATTCACTCCCAAAAAGGGGAGTAATTCTGACATCCTCCTAGCATATGAAGGTGTGTTAAACCAAAAAAGGGGTAATTTTCGGAAATTAATGAGCGTGTTGGATATGTGCAATAAAAAATTTAATCTAAAGGTCAAAATTATCGGAGGAGCGAAGGACACCGAAAAAGATTTTAACCAAAAAGTTCCCTCTCACTTAAAAGATAAAGTCCATTATACTGGCTGGGTAAGCTATGAATCTATTCCTGAAGCTATGAAAGATGTTGATATAGGGTGGATAGATTTAGATGCTGCTAATTCCCTGAATAATCGTTTTGCTATGCCTAATAAGTTCTTCAGTTATTTGAATAATGGCGTCCCTGTTATAGTAAATAAATGCGAGGATATGGAGACATTTATTCAAACGTATTATTGTGGATATATTGTTAAAAAATTACAAGCGACCGCTCAGGATTACTTTCAAGTTCTCGTTCATATTCAATCTGATAGAAACAAAATCCAAGAGATGAGTCTGAATGCACGAAGTATAATAGAAACCAAGTATAGCTGGGAACATATGGAAAAACGCCTATTTGCCGTTTATAATCAACTCGCTAAAGACATGTGA
- a CDS encoding SDR family NAD(P)-dependent oxidoreductase, with the protein MDLNLKEKKVLVTGGTRGIGKAIAKAFLAEGAQVGVVARNNAELLQTKEELGIHQVYRKDLSKQEDREQLVNAFVNDFSTIDVLVNSVGASHGGKVLNTPPSIFEEAIELNFLAAVHLNQLSSKYMINNGTGVILNISSIYGKEAGGAPSYNASKAALISFTKAFSSEVIKDNVRVVGIAPGAIYHPNKEWQRRLEMDPNYLKNYAQDKIPAGRLGKTEEIGNVAAFLASDKASWIVGSTITVDGGQSRLNF; encoded by the coding sequence GTGGATTTAAATCTTAAAGAGAAAAAGGTGTTAGTGACTGGGGGGACAAGGGGAATTGGGAAGGCAATCGCTAAAGCCTTTCTAGCTGAAGGAGCTCAAGTTGGGGTTGTAGCTAGAAATAATGCGGAACTTTTACAAACAAAGGAAGAATTAGGAATACACCAAGTCTACCGGAAGGATCTTTCAAAACAGGAAGATAGAGAACAGTTAGTGAATGCATTTGTTAATGATTTTTCGACCATTGATGTCCTTGTTAATAGTGTGGGAGCAAGCCACGGGGGAAAAGTTTTAAACACTCCACCAAGCATATTTGAAGAAGCAATAGAGTTGAATTTCTTAGCTGCTGTTCATTTAAATCAATTATCGAGTAAATACATGATAAACAATGGAACAGGAGTCATTTTAAACATTTCATCCATATACGGAAAAGAAGCTGGTGGTGCTCCTTCTTATAATGCTTCGAAGGCTGCACTAATAAGTTTTACAAAAGCTTTCAGTTCTGAGGTGATTAAAGATAATGTTCGTGTAGTTGGAATTGCTCCAGGAGCAATTTATCATCCAAACAAAGAATGGCAACGCAGGTTGGAAATGGATCCCAATTACTTGAAAAATTATGCTCAAGATAAGATTCCTGCGGGGAGGCTTGGAAAAACAGAAGAGATTGGAAATGTAGCTGCTTTTTTAGCATCTGATAAAGCCTCATGGATTGTAGGATCCACAATTACTGTAGATGGTGGACAATCCAGATTAAATTTTTAG
- a CDS encoding dTDP-glucose 4,6-dehydratase produces MKRQSIVNSKVLVVGGAGFIGSHLVDKLIAEGANQVLIIDNLFIGKRENLNQALKKGAILYVDDAENQEALGYILEKYDIDIVFNCATKPLNYSFINPSNTYMTNVLVLKNLLELQRKKVFDTLCHFSSSEAYGSAQYQPMDEEHPLVPHTPYAAGKASADLLLQSYVSMFELDAFLIRPFNNYGPRQNFEGSLAGVIPLTIKKILEKQAPEIHGAGKQTRDFIYVEDTVDIALKIFPIISPGECVNITTDQQLSIENVVKTIVNVMNYKGEVLKMPYRKADVLSHRGSVKKLQNMIGQYDKKPFKDGITETVNWIKDMS; encoded by the coding sequence TTGAAACGACAGTCAATTGTAAATAGCAAGGTTCTAGTTGTTGGCGGGGCCGGCTTTATCGGAAGTCATTTGGTAGATAAACTAATAGCAGAAGGTGCAAACCAAGTTTTAATTATTGATAATCTATTTATTGGAAAAAGGGAAAATTTAAACCAAGCATTAAAAAAAGGAGCAATCCTTTATGTAGACGATGCTGAAAATCAAGAAGCACTTGGCTATATATTGGAAAAATACGATATTGACATTGTTTTTAATTGTGCAACCAAACCATTAAATTATTCTTTTATCAATCCTTCCAACACTTATATGACAAATGTTCTGGTATTAAAAAATCTATTGGAACTTCAACGGAAAAAGGTATTTGACACATTATGCCATTTTTCCTCTTCAGAAGCATATGGTTCAGCTCAATACCAGCCTATGGACGAGGAGCATCCTCTTGTCCCGCATACCCCTTATGCTGCCGGAAAAGCTTCGGCTGACTTATTGTTACAATCATATGTTAGCATGTTTGAATTGGATGCTTTTCTTATTCGGCCTTTTAATAATTATGGACCAAGGCAAAACTTTGAAGGATCTCTAGCCGGCGTTATCCCGCTTACGATTAAAAAAATTCTAGAAAAGCAGGCTCCAGAAATTCATGGAGCCGGCAAGCAAACAAGAGATTTTATTTATGTGGAAGATACGGTTGATATCGCATTAAAAATTTTCCCTATCATTTCTCCTGGTGAATGTGTAAACATTACTACAGACCAACAATTATCGATTGAAAATGTTGTTAAAACTATAGTCAACGTGATGAATTATAAAGGGGAGGTTCTCAAAATGCCTTACCGAAAAGCAGATGTTCTTAGTCATAGAGGATCAGTAAAAAAATTACAAAACATGATTGGCCAATATGATAAAAAACCTTTTAAAGACGGGATAACCGAAACTGTTAATTGGATTAAAGATATGAGCTAA
- the wecB gene encoding non-hydrolyzing UDP-N-acetylglucosamine 2-epimerase translates to MKVLTVLGARPQFIKSCMLSKALKLNTEINEIIVHTGQHYDDNLSNVFFKQLELPKPDYFLGIGSGTHGQQTGKMLSALEKIMTSVNPDIVLVYGDTNSTLAGGLAAAKLHIPVAHVESGLRSFNKKMPEEINRLITDHLSYCLFAPSQAAIENLRREGIVKNVYLTGDIMHDAVRYFSSIALEKSTILQDLSLSKRNYYLVTIHRAENTDDPKRLKSILEALQQLKIDVVLPLHPRTKSRINHFNLTDSITSPHIKIVEPLNYFDMLTIASQAERIVTDSGGLQKEAYMLGVPCITLRDETEWIETVETGWNHLAGTNTQEIVDSVMKSQIPKKSPSIFGNGDTAQKIVNTLVNKKCDLE, encoded by the coding sequence ATGAAAGTATTAACAGTTTTAGGAGCTAGGCCTCAATTTATAAAGTCATGTATGTTGTCAAAAGCGCTGAAATTAAATACAGAAATAAATGAAATTATCGTACACACGGGACAACATTATGATGATAATTTGTCTAACGTTTTTTTTAAACAGTTGGAGCTTCCAAAACCAGATTATTTTCTTGGGATTGGATCTGGAACTCACGGTCAACAAACTGGGAAAATGTTATCAGCGTTAGAAAAGATTATGACTTCAGTCAATCCGGATATTGTATTAGTATATGGAGATACAAATTCTACACTAGCTGGAGGTCTAGCAGCAGCAAAGCTTCATATACCAGTAGCCCATGTAGAATCCGGGTTGCGTAGTTTTAATAAGAAAATGCCTGAGGAAATTAATCGTTTAATCACAGACCATCTCTCTTATTGTTTGTTTGCCCCTTCTCAGGCTGCGATTGAAAACTTAAGAAGGGAAGGAATCGTTAAAAATGTATATCTAACAGGAGATATAATGCATGATGCTGTTCGTTACTTTTCATCTATTGCTTTAGAGAAATCTACCATCCTGCAAGATTTATCGCTATCGAAGCGTAATTATTACCTCGTAACCATTCACCGAGCAGAAAATACGGATGACCCTAAACGGTTAAAGTCTATTCTTGAAGCGCTTCAACAATTAAAAATAGATGTGGTCCTTCCATTACATCCTAGGACTAAAAGTAGAATAAATCATTTTAATTTAACTGATTCAATTACTTCTCCTCATATTAAAATAGTAGAACCCTTAAATTACTTTGATATGTTAACGATTGCTTCTCAGGCTGAAAGGATAGTAACTGATTCCGGTGGATTACAAAAAGAAGCTTATATGCTGGGTGTCCCTTGCATTACCCTTAGGGATGAAACGGAGTGGATAGAAACTGTAGAAACAGGCTGGAATCACTTAGCAGGTACAAATACGCAGGAAATAGTGGATAGTGTAATGAAAAGCCAAATTCCCAAGAAGTCCCCCTCCATATTCGGGAATGGTGATACCGCCCAAAAAATTGTCAATACTTTAGTAAACAAAAAATGTGATCTAGAATGA
- a CDS encoding D-glucuronyl C5-epimerase family protein, with product MESGSIDNIKVILHDTFEDIGKKIGNDLFVPISLIEKGYNIEKEWKEKEKTLKMNVTNAMTSDIKHYDYKGNYLHYDKNKVENWNVTFTNEGIPKTIYAHGEYFNPSTIAQYGLQHFSLYLKNNDGASKSKFLKVANWFVNHQDSRGGWAYIFDHDFYPSRLNKLKAPWYSAIGLGMGMSVLSRAFFLTKNNKYSICALKAKPLFKTSSTNNGVLAKFENKFLFYEECPTDPPSYILNGFMFSLIGLYDLYNITGDKDTKWLYDEGIITLKRMLPLYDLGNRTAYDLTHYTTDGGYPNVANWKYHIGHIHLLDALSSIEKDPKMKESLLRWQGYLKGKVK from the coding sequence ATGGAATCTGGATCAATTGATAATATTAAAGTGATCCTACATGATACGTTTGAAGATATAGGGAAAAAGATAGGGAATGATTTATTTGTACCTATTTCTTTAATAGAAAAGGGATACAATATCGAAAAAGAATGGAAAGAAAAAGAGAAAACGTTAAAAATGAACGTGACCAACGCGATGACATCCGATATTAAACACTATGATTATAAAGGTAATTATTTACATTATGATAAAAACAAGGTTGAAAACTGGAATGTTACATTCACGAATGAAGGAATTCCAAAAACAATTTATGCTCATGGCGAATATTTTAATCCATCTACTATTGCTCAGTACGGCTTGCAACATTTTAGCCTTTATTTGAAAAACAACGATGGAGCAAGTAAAAGTAAATTCTTAAAAGTGGCTAATTGGTTTGTAAATCATCAAGATTCCCGAGGTGGCTGGGCATATATATTTGATCATGATTTTTATCCGAGTAGACTGAATAAATTAAAAGCCCCGTGGTATTCAGCTATCGGTTTAGGAATGGGGATGTCGGTGTTATCTCGGGCATTTTTCCTGACGAAAAATAATAAATATAGTATATGTGCATTAAAAGCCAAGCCACTTTTTAAAACCTCGTCCACGAACAATGGTGTGCTGGCTAAATTTGAAAACAAATTTCTATTCTATGAAGAATGCCCAACAGATCCCCCTAGTTATATTTTAAACGGATTCATGTTTTCTTTAATCGGATTATATGATTTATATAATATAACAGGCGATAAAGATACAAAATGGTTATATGATGAGGGGATCATTACTTTAAAAAGAATGCTTCCACTATACGATTTAGGAAATCGTACAGCATACGACCTGACTCATTATACAACAGATGGAGGATATCCAAATGTAGCAAACTGGAAGTACCATATTGGCCACATTCATTTACTAGATGCACTGAGTTCAATAGAGAAAGACCCGAAAATGAAGGAGAGTTTACTAAGATGGCAAGGGTATTTAAAAGGAAAAGTAAAATGA